The following proteins come from a genomic window of Blastocatellia bacterium:
- a CDS encoding right-handed parallel beta-helix repeat-containing protein, producing the protein MKRSCIVSLASVVGLSVLLHTLYLGEGVDLKFQVPGEAAALAADIEHSLWNTYPLLSDQSNLNRLNETLQSYLARPLSLASADFDEDGMDDLAVGYACRDGGLLTLHRGNVAALWPKTHQETGNRRKEKGESTDHSIFDPPPRARHSRPAGDPFSAFLSVATGDMNNSSNIAPLPFLPEPLLIQLPAAPQMLIAGDFNADGHADLIMATAGNDAIEFYAGDGHAGFANAHSIQVGGPISALSKAETTASSNHPANAGIVVGIVGEGPVTLVFDPRAQAWLSKPMSLAPSGEPTHRQRPTADDGLNASAETGGRDIIAALPMRLNADAISDFVLLCQDQPAPLLMLSAPASVFVVNSTGDSGDHNLADGVCNDGSGQCTLRAAIEQANATAQADMISFNIPGNGIPVIRPTRALPAITNPVTLDGTTQPGGLVELNGARAGIAVDGLTIASGQTVVRGLVIHRFDKNGIRIENGGGNIIEGNFIGTDATGTLPSGNTFDGIWVNTAGNIIGGTIAAARNVIAGNGSDGIEIATGAAVGNIVRGNHIGTNATGTAVIPNAFHGVHINGAPNTTVGGATSLARNLISGNWDGIRITGATATGSVVQGNYIGTNATGSKVLGNSGAGVMINSVAGNLIGGPAAGMRNVISGNTAYGILLLNSNATSNRIQGNYIGTDAAGNVALSNGIGIFVNNAPGNVIGGDAVGAGNLIAGNGEGVRIVGSGATGNHVQGNLIGTNATGTAAIGNFQDGIVIQDAPGNLIGGVGSAARNVISGNQSRGVFITGNATETVVQGNYIGTNATGSAALGNAYHGVFINGAANNKVVENVLSGNRLFGILLYGSTATANRVQGNWIGSDPTGTNPIGNATGVFIAESANRNVIGPNNIIAFNQGDGVYVQSGTSNLITANSIFNNAAMGINLAPGGPTPNDDTSGNEDSDEGANQLQNWPSLNQATMQDRIINVSYSVTSALHNSAYPLKLEFFRADATGQGHTYLGSDIYTASDRMGSFTKTISLLSPVVIKHGDRIVATAIDKNGNTSEFSFTVATQLR; encoded by the coding sequence GTGAAGCGGTCTTGCATCGTTTCCCTCGCGTCAGTTGTGGGATTGAGTGTGCTGCTGCACACTCTTTATCTGGGCGAGGGCGTTGATTTGAAATTTCAGGTGCCGGGTGAGGCAGCGGCCTTGGCAGCAGACATTGAACATTCTCTTTGGAACACGTATCCCCTCCTATCCGACCAGAGTAATCTCAACCGACTGAACGAAACGCTGCAATCGTATCTGGCTCGGCCATTGAGCCTGGCATCGGCTGATTTTGATGAAGACGGCATGGATGACCTGGCCGTCGGCTATGCCTGTCGCGATGGCGGGTTGCTCACGTTGCATCGTGGCAACGTGGCGGCTCTGTGGCCGAAGACGCACCAGGAAACAGGAAACAGGAGAAAGGAAAAGGGGGAATCAACCGATCACTCGATCTTCGATCCTCCGCCGAGAGCGCGCCACAGCCGTCCTGCCGGCGATCCATTCTCAGCGTTTCTGAGCGTCGCTACAGGCGACATGAACAACTCCTCGAACATCGCTCCGCTGCCGTTTTTACCGGAGCCACTCCTGATTCAGTTGCCGGCAGCGCCGCAGATGTTAATAGCCGGAGATTTCAATGCCGATGGGCATGCTGACCTCATAATGGCCACGGCGGGCAACGACGCAATTGAATTCTATGCAGGTGACGGCCACGCAGGGTTTGCCAACGCGCACTCTATTCAGGTGGGGGGCCCTATCAGCGCATTGAGCAAAGCGGAAACAACAGCATCGAGCAACCATCCAGCCAATGCAGGTATCGTGGTGGGGATCGTAGGAGAGGGGCCGGTGACGTTGGTTTTCGACCCACGTGCTCAAGCGTGGTTAAGTAAACCGATGTCGCTGGCCCCATCGGGGGAACCAACACATCGTCAACGGCCAACAGCAGATGACGGATTGAACGCATCGGCTGAAACAGGCGGTCGGGATATTATCGCCGCTCTGCCAATGCGACTGAACGCGGATGCGATCAGCGATTTTGTTCTGCTCTGCCAAGATCAACCTGCTCCGCTGCTGATGCTATCGGCGCCGGCCTCGGTTTTTGTGGTCAACTCAACAGGCGATTCTGGCGATCACAACCTTGCCGATGGCGTTTGCAATGATGGTTCAGGTCAGTGCACATTGCGCGCCGCGATTGAGCAGGCTAACGCGACGGCGCAGGCCGACATGATCAGTTTCAACATCCCAGGAAATGGCATTCCTGTCATCAGGCCGACCCGCGCGCTACCCGCCATTACCAATCCCGTGACGCTTGATGGAACGACCCAGCCCGGTGGTCTTGTCGAGTTGAATGGAGCTCGAGCCGGCATTGCGGTTGACGGCTTAACAATTGCGTCAGGCCAGACCGTCGTTCGCGGCCTTGTCATTCATCGGTTCGACAAAAATGGCATCAGGATCGAAAACGGCGGCGGTAATATCATCGAAGGAAATTTCATCGGCACGGATGCGACCGGCACTCTCCCGTCGGGCAATACATTCGACGGTATTTGGGTCAACACAGCCGGCAACATCATCGGTGGAACCATTGCTGCTGCCCGGAATGTGATTGCAGGCAACGGTTCGGATGGCATTGAAATCGCCACCGGCGCGGCCGTCGGCAATATCGTTCGCGGCAATCACATTGGCACGAACGCGACCGGCACGGCGGTGATTCCCAATGCCTTTCATGGTGTCCATATCAATGGCGCACCCAACACGACCGTTGGTGGGGCCACCTCGCTCGCGCGCAACCTGATTTCCGGCAACTGGGACGGCATCCGTATCACGGGGGCGACGGCGACTGGCAGTGTCGTTCAAGGCAATTACATCGGCACCAATGCAACCGGAAGCAAAGTGCTCGGCAATTCCGGCGCCGGCGTTATGATCAACAGTGTTGCAGGCAATCTTATTGGCGGCCCGGCGGCAGGCATGCGAAACGTCATTTCAGGGAACACCGCATACGGCATCTTGCTGCTCAACAGTAACGCTACCAGCAATCGCATTCAAGGCAACTATATCGGCACGGACGCTGCCGGCAACGTTGCTCTTTCCAATGGCATTGGCATTTTCGTTAATAACGCTCCGGGCAACGTGATCGGCGGGGACGCGGTCGGAGCGGGCAACCTGATCGCCGGCAATGGAGAAGGCGTGCGCATCGTCGGCAGCGGCGCTACTGGCAATCACGTCCAAGGCAATCTCATCGGCACGAATGCGACCGGCACGGCTGCTATAGGAAATTTCCAAGATGGCATTGTTATCCAGGATGCGCCCGGTAATCTGATCGGCGGCGTTGGGAGCGCAGCTCGTAACGTCATTTCAGGCAATCAATCGCGTGGCGTGTTTATCACGGGCAATGCGACCGAGACAGTTGTCCAGGGCAATTACATCGGCACCAACGCGACCGGTAGCGCCGCTCTCGGCAACGCCTATCATGGCGTATTCATCAACGGCGCAGCCAACAATAAGGTTGTGGAGAATGTCCTTTCAGGCAATCGCCTGTTTGGCATTTTGTTGTATGGTAGCACCGCGACTGCTAATCGCGTGCAAGGCAATTGGATCGGCTCGGACCCGACCGGCACGAATCCAATCGGCAATGCGACGGGTGTGTTCATCGCTGAATCTGCCAATCGCAACGTCATCGGTCCGAATAACATCATTGCCTTCAATCAAGGTGACGGCGTCTACGTGCAATCGGGCACGAGCAACTTGATCACAGCGAATTCGATCTTCAACAACGCTGCAATGGGGATCAATCTGGCTCCGGGCGGCCCGACGCCGAACGATGATACATCAGGCAATGAAGATAGCGATGAAGGAGCCAACCAATTGCAGAACTGGCCAAGCCTGAATCAGGCGACGATGCAAGACCGAATCATCAACGTGAGCTATTCAGTCACATCGGCGCTTCATAATTCCGCCTATCCGCTCAAACTGGAATTTTTCAGAGCTGACGCAACCGGCCAAGGTCATACGTATCTGGGATCAGACATCTACACGGCCAGCGATCGCATGGGCAGTTTCACCAAGACGATTTCGCTCCTCTCTCCAGTTGTCATCAAGCACGGTGACCGCATCGTAGCGACGGCGATAGATAAAAACGGCAACACGTCGGAGTTCTCGTTCACTGTAGCTACTCAGCTTCGCTAA
- a CDS encoding DUF6516 family protein, protein MIIEDYFHEIEALIAHAPVVHSSHLTYDKRSTYLGFIRGAIYFFDSTVLHLREFANVQHGVERYMYAYHYQGADGTLIFRYDNAPHFPALSTFPHHKHDGHEYTVVAASPPDLQAVLNEIQGLIAPLLPRL, encoded by the coding sequence TTGATCATTGAAGACTACTTTCACGAGATCGAGGCCCTCATTGCCCACGCGCCGGTTGTGCACTCCTCGCATCTGACATACGACAAACGCAGCACCTACCTTGGCTTCATCCGAGGAGCCATCTACTTCTTCGACAGCACCGTCCTGCATCTGCGCGAGTTTGCCAATGTCCAACATGGCGTTGAGCGTTATATGTATGCCTACCACTATCAGGGTGCCGATGGCACGCTCATCTTCCGCTACGATAATGCACCTCATTTTCCTGCGCTCTCCACCTTTCCCCATCATAAACATGACGGACATGAATACACAGTGGTGGCTGCTTCTCCACCTGACCTTCAAGCCGTGCTCAATGAGATTCAAGGCCTCATTGCTCCGCTCTTGCCTCGGCTCTGA
- a CDS encoding cytochrome C oxidase subunit IV family protein, with amino-acid sequence MAKHVVSQRIYLLIFVTLLLLTLVTVDVAFYNFGLLNIYIALTIAIIKATLVVLYFMHLRYSEHLNMVFVGAGLFWLIIMIALTASDVLTRDWEPNPQGWASLILLLR; translated from the coding sequence ATGGCCAAACACGTTGTCTCGCAACGAATTTATCTGCTCATTTTCGTGACTCTGTTGCTACTGACGTTGGTCACCGTTGATGTGGCCTTTTACAATTTTGGCCTGCTCAATATCTACATTGCGCTGACCATTGCCATCATCAAAGCGACGCTCGTCGTTCTTTACTTCATGCACCTGCGATATAGTGAACATCTCAACATGGTATTCGTCGGAGCAGGGCTCTTCTGGCTCATCATTATGATCGCCTTAACAGCGAGCGATGTCTTGACGCGCGACTGGGAACCCAACCCACAGGGCTGGGCGTCGCTGATTTTGCTGCTACGGTAG
- a CDS encoding cytochrome c oxidase subunit 3 family protein: MSNEHASALAHQFDDLDQQFEASTLGMWVFLVQEILFFGGLFLAYSIYRLQYPQAFEAASRLLDYKLGALNTAVLICSSLTMALAVRSAQLGQRRALVNYLLMTIALGAVFLGVKVVEYGDKFEHHLVPGPHFALSAHEPHLIGINPQHVQLFFSLYFAMTGMHALHMVVGIGILAVLVVMAWRGRFSEEYYTPVDIVGLYWHFVDIVWIFLFPLLYLISRH, translated from the coding sequence TTGTCTAACGAACACGCTTCTGCCCTTGCCCATCAGTTTGATGACCTTGACCAGCAATTTGAAGCATCCACGCTGGGGATGTGGGTCTTTCTGGTTCAAGAGATTCTGTTTTTTGGTGGGCTGTTCCTGGCCTACTCGATCTATCGTCTGCAATATCCGCAAGCCTTCGAGGCAGCCAGCCGCCTGCTCGATTATAAACTTGGCGCGCTGAACACGGCTGTGCTGATTTGTAGCAGCCTCACGATGGCGTTGGCCGTTCGCAGCGCCCAGCTCGGTCAACGCCGCGCCTTGGTCAACTATTTGTTGATGACCATAGCGCTGGGCGCCGTGTTTCTTGGCGTCAAAGTGGTCGAGTATGGAGATAAGTTCGAACACCATCTCGTGCCGGGACCACACTTCGCGCTGTCAGCGCATGAGCCGCACTTGATCGGCATCAATCCGCAACATGTACAGCTCTTTTTCTCGCTCTATTTCGCGATGACCGGCATGCACGCCTTGCACATGGTGGTTGGCATCGGCATTCTCGCCGTGCTCGTCGTCATGGCGTGGCGTGGCCGATTCTCTGAGGAGTATTACACGCCGGTGGACATCGTCGGTCTCTACTGGCACTTCGTTGATATTGTCTGGATTTTCCTGTTTCCGCTCCTGTATCTGATCAGTCGTCACTGA
- the ctaD gene encoding cytochrome c oxidase subunit I: METNVVGVDQSSSGEPSAPPRVHYLNAAYGIGSWLLTKDHKRIALLYLLSVTFFFFIGGFFAVLIRLELITPPGDLMQSETYNKMFTMHGVLMIFFFLIPAIPAVLGNFLVPMMIGARDLAFPRINLLSWYIYSIGGLLGMGAVIFGGVDTGWTFYTPYSSTYSNSNVILAALGAFVAGFSSILTGLNFIVTIHKMRAPGLTWSRLPLFIWAHYATSIIQILGTPVVAIAIVLVALERLFHIGIFDPKLGGDPLLFQHLFWFYSHPAVYIMILPAMGVINELITCFSRKRIFGYHFIAGSSIAIAVLGFLVWGHHMFTSGQSIYGGFVFSVLSMLVAIPSAIKVFNWTATFYKGSISYQAPMLYAFGFIGLFTIGGLTGLFLATTAIDVHLHDTYFVVAHFHYIMVGGTIMGYLGGLHYWWPKMTGKIYPEGWARFAALVIFVGFNLTFLPQFILGYLGMPRRYHYYPEEFQVLNVMSSAGASILGVGYLIPMVYFVWSLRYGKASAQNPWGAHGLEWETSSPPPTENFEKQPIVTHEPYDYTPKPEEVAVV, from the coding sequence ATGGAGACGAACGTTGTTGGTGTTGATCAATCATCAAGTGGAGAGCCATCTGCTCCGCCGCGCGTGCATTACTTGAATGCCGCCTACGGAATCGGCTCATGGTTATTGACCAAGGATCATAAGCGCATCGCTCTGTTATATCTGCTTTCCGTCACCTTTTTCTTCTTCATTGGCGGATTCTTTGCCGTCTTGATTCGCTTGGAGCTCATCACGCCGCCTGGTGATCTGATGCAGTCGGAGACATACAACAAGATGTTCACCATGCACGGGGTGTTGATGATCTTCTTTTTCCTCATCCCGGCGATCCCGGCGGTGCTTGGCAATTTCCTTGTGCCGATGATGATCGGGGCGCGCGACCTGGCCTTTCCCCGCATCAACCTGCTGAGTTGGTACATCTACTCCATCGGCGGGCTGTTGGGCATGGGCGCTGTGATCTTCGGCGGCGTGGATACAGGGTGGACGTTCTATACGCCCTACAGCAGCACCTACTCGAATAGCAACGTCATTCTGGCGGCGCTCGGCGCGTTTGTCGCTGGCTTCTCGTCAATCCTCACGGGGTTGAATTTCATCGTCACCATTCACAAGATGCGCGCGCCGGGGCTGACCTGGTCACGTCTGCCGCTGTTTATCTGGGCACATTACGCCACCAGCATCATCCAGATTTTGGGAACGCCGGTGGTAGCGATTGCGATTGTGCTGGTCGCGCTCGAACGCTTGTTCCACATTGGCATTTTCGATCCGAAACTGGGCGGCGATCCGTTGTTGTTTCAACATCTGTTCTGGTTCTATTCGCATCCGGCTGTCTATATCATGATCTTGCCGGCGATGGGTGTGATCAACGAATTGATCACCTGCTTCTCGCGCAAGCGCATCTTCGGGTATCACTTCATTGCCGGCTCCAGCATTGCCATTGCCGTGCTGGGCTTTCTTGTGTGGGGACACCACATGTTCACCTCCGGCCAATCCATCTATGGCGGCTTCGTGTTTTCGGTGCTCAGCATGCTGGTGGCCATTCCATCGGCCATCAAGGTGTTCAATTGGACGGCGACGTTCTACAAAGGCTCCATTTCCTATCAAGCCCCCATGTTGTATGCATTTGGCTTCATCGGGTTATTCACTATTGGGGGACTCACCGGCCTGTTTCTGGCCACGACAGCCATTGACGTGCATCTGCATGATACCTACTTCGTCGTTGCGCATTTCCACTACATCATGGTTGGCGGCACGATCATGGGGTACTTGGGTGGGCTGCATTACTGGTGGCCGAAGATGACGGGCAAAATCTATCCCGAAGGCTGGGCCCGATTTGCTGCTCTGGTGATCTTCGTCGGCTTCAATCTGACGTTTTTGCCGCAGTTCATTCTAGGTTATCTGGGCATGCCGCGCCGGTATCATTACTACCCTGAAGAGTTCCAAGTGCTGAATGTGATGTCCTCGGCGGGAGCTTCGATTCTGGGCGTCGGCTATTTAATTCCGATGGTCTATTTCGTCTGGTCGCTCCGATACGGCAAGGCGTCGGCGCAAAACCCCTGGGGCGCGCATGGTCTGGAGTGGGAAACGTCATCGCCGCCGCCGACTGAAAATTTTGAGAAACAGCCGATCGTGACACACGAACCATACGATTACACGCCAAAGCCTGAGGAGGTGGCCGTTGTCTAA
- the coxB gene encoding cytochrome c oxidase subunit II, giving the protein MWEEFPLIPPQASTFAERVDMLYYFITGVSIFFGALIFLLVIFFAIKYRRRSETEVPKPVHGSLALELTWSIIPFCLAMTMFGWGASIYFDMYHRVPENALEISVIGKQWMWHFQHPTGQREINTLHIPTGRPVRLTMATEDVIHSLYIPAFRVKKDVVPGRYTTLWFEATQPGTYHLFCAEYCGTKHSQMGGSVIAMEPAHYQQWLASVGAQAEAAPTDQIAAASPVEAGQKLFRQLNCHTCHMAGPLGMGPSLIGIFGQRVTLETGETVRVDEAYIRESILAPRAKIVLGYKPAMPTFQGQVTEQQIMQLIAYIKSLK; this is encoded by the coding sequence ATGTGGGAAGAGTTTCCATTGATACCTCCGCAGGCGTCCACGTTCGCTGAGCGCGTGGACATGCTCTACTATTTCATTACGGGCGTCAGCATTTTCTTTGGCGCGCTGATATTCCTTCTGGTGATCTTCTTTGCCATCAAGTACCGTCGTCGTTCGGAAACGGAGGTGCCCAAGCCGGTGCATGGATCGCTGGCGTTGGAGTTGACGTGGTCAATCATCCCGTTTTGCCTGGCGATGACGATGTTTGGGTGGGGCGCTTCGATTTACTTCGATATGTATCATCGCGTGCCGGAGAACGCGTTGGAAATCTCCGTGATTGGCAAACAGTGGATGTGGCATTTCCAGCATCCCACCGGTCAGCGCGAAATCAACACATTACATATTCCAACGGGGCGACCCGTCCGGCTGACGATGGCGACTGAAGACGTGATTCATAGTTTGTACATACCGGCCTTTCGCGTCAAAAAAGATGTGGTGCCGGGACGCTATACGACGCTTTGGTTTGAAGCCACGCAGCCGGGCACCTACCATCTGTTCTGCGCCGAGTATTGCGGAACGAAGCATTCGCAGATGGGCGGTTCGGTCATTGCGATGGAGCCGGCGCACTATCAACAGTGGTTGGCCAGCGTTGGCGCTCAAGCCGAGGCCGCGCCGACCGATCAGATAGCTGCCGCTTCGCCTGTTGAAGCGGGACAGAAGCTGTTCCGGCAACTGAATTGTCATACTTGTCACATGGCCGGTCCGCTTGGAATGGGACCAAGCCTGATCGGCATCTTCGGCCAGCGTGTCACGCTGGAGACCGGCGAAACAGTGAGGGTAGATGAGGCCTACATCCGGGAGTCCATTCTCGCGCCGAGGGCGAAGATCGTATTGGGCTACAAGCCGGCCATGCCGACTTTTCAAGGACAGGTTACCGAACAGCAGATCATGCAGCTTATCGCCTACATCAAGTCATTAAAATAA
- a CDS encoding SCO family protein, with amino-acid sequence MRLHTGTGAATTKSWRRYVGSAVLSAIGVMYIACGLLPLTAQAQELNAGMQPAELRDVGIDQRLNEQIPLDLTFRDETGKSVQLRQYFNDKPVVLILAYYECPMLCTMVLNGALRAFRALSFDVGDEFQVITVSFDPRETPELAAKKKKSYMEAYERAGAADGWHFLTGDEPAIKALTQAVGFRYKYDPETEQFAHASGIMILTPQGRLSRYFYGIDYGPRDVRLGLVEASEGKIGSPVDAVLLYCFHYDPKTGKYGAVIMNIVRVAGVSTLVILGTFMIVMFRRERRMKVR; translated from the coding sequence ATGAGACTGCACACCGGAACAGGGGCAGCAACAACCAAGAGCTGGCGGAGATACGTCGGTTCTGCTGTGCTGTCAGCCATCGGCGTCATGTACATTGCCTGTGGTTTGTTACCATTGACAGCGCAGGCGCAGGAATTGAACGCTGGGATGCAGCCGGCGGAGCTGCGCGACGTCGGCATTGATCAACGATTGAATGAACAGATTCCGCTTGATCTGACATTCCGTGATGAAACCGGCAAGAGTGTTCAACTGCGCCAATACTTCAATGACAAGCCGGTCGTGCTCATCTTGGCGTATTACGAATGCCCGATGCTCTGCACGATGGTGCTCAACGGCGCGCTGCGAGCCTTCCGAGCATTGTCATTTGACGTAGGCGATGAGTTTCAGGTCATCACCGTGAGCTTTGATCCAAGAGAAACGCCGGAGCTGGCTGCGAAGAAGAAAAAGAGCTATATGGAAGCATACGAACGAGCAGGGGCAGCAGATGGATGGCATTTCCTCACAGGCGATGAACCGGCCATCAAAGCGCTGACGCAGGCTGTAGGATTTCGCTACAAATACGACCCTGAGACCGAGCAGTTTGCGCACGCCAGCGGGATTATGATCCTGACACCGCAAGGTCGGCTGTCACGCTATTTTTACGGGATAGATTATGGACCGAGAGATGTGCGTCTGGGCTTGGTGGAAGCCTCTGAAGGCAAGATCGGTTCGCCTGTTGACGCCGTGCTGCTGTATTGCTTCCACTATGACCCGAAGACTGGCAAATATGGAGCCGTCATTATGAATATCGTGCGCGTGGCCGGGGTGAGCACACTGGTCATTCTCGGCACGTTTATGATCGTGATGTTCCGTCGGGAGCGGCGGATGAAGGTTCGTTAA
- a CDS encoding cytochrome c encodes MKSELVFIGCIILLCFVVSACRQDMHDQPKYKPLAGSTFFEDGRSARPLVEGTVARGHLKTDELLYTGKISGQFVDQFPMPVNRALLERGRERYTIYCSVCHGQDGEGRGMIVQRGFKQPPSLHEERLRRQPAGYFFGVITNGIGAMYSYASRITPEDRWAIAAYIRALQLSQHATLNDVPPDQRQRLEATK; translated from the coding sequence TTGAAATCTGAATTGGTCTTCATTGGTTGCATCATCCTTCTCTGCTTTGTGGTGTCGGCGTGTCGTCAGGACATGCACGATCAGCCCAAATATAAACCGCTCGCCGGTAGCACGTTCTTCGAGGATGGGCGCTCGGCTCGTCCCCTGGTTGAAGGGACGGTGGCGCGTGGTCATTTGAAAACGGACGAGCTTCTGTATACCGGCAAGATCAGCGGTCAGTTCGTTGATCAATTTCCTATGCCGGTTAACCGGGCTTTGCTGGAGCGTGGGCGCGAGCGATACACGATTTATTGCTCGGTCTGTCACGGTCAGGATGGCGAAGGCCGAGGCATGATTGTTCAACGCGGCTTCAAGCAGCCGCCATCGCTTCACGAAGAGCGATTACGTCGGCAGCCGGCAGGCTATTTCTTCGGTGTGATAACGAACGGCATTGGGGCGATGTATTCATACGCCTCGCGCATCACGCCGGAAGATCGGTGGGCGATTGCCGCATACATTCGCGCCTTGCAATTGAGTCAGCATGCCACACTGAATGACGTGCCGCCCGATCAACGGCAACGGTTGGAGGCGACAAAATGA
- a CDS encoding DUF3341 domain-containing protein, with protein MSKNAPIYGLMAEFEAPDHLLAAARRAYQEGYRRMDAYSPFPVEGLAEAIGFHKNRLPLIVLIGGLLGCIGGYSLFYFTEVIDYPLNVGGRPHHSWPAFIPIAFETTILLAAFAAVLGMLALNGLPQPYHPVFNVPEFTRASRDRFFLCIESRDPKFDLEATRKFLQSLGAGRVSEVEI; from the coding sequence ATGAGCAAGAACGCTCCAATCTATGGCCTCATGGCCGAGTTTGAGGCGCCCGACCATCTGTTGGCAGCGGCGCGCCGCGCTTATCAAGAAGGCTACCGGCGGATGGACGCCTACTCGCCGTTTCCCGTTGAAGGGCTGGCCGAAGCAATTGGGTTTCATAAGAACAGGTTGCCGCTGATCGTTCTGATTGGCGGGTTGCTCGGCTGCATCGGCGGTTATTCGCTCTTTTACTTCACCGAGGTGATTGATTACCCGCTCAACGTTGGAGGACGACCACATCACAGTTGGCCGGCATTCATTCCGATCGCATTTGAGACGACTATTTTGTTAGCGGCATTCGCGGCGGTCCTTGGCATGTTGGCTTTGAATGGACTGCCGCAACCGTATCATCCGGTGTTCAATGTGCCGGAGTTTACGCGAGCCAGCCGTGATCGTTTCTTTTTGTGCATTGAATCGCGTGATCCGAAATTCGATCTAGAGGCGACCAGGAAGTTCCTGCAGAGCCTTGGCGCTGGGAGGGTCTCTGAAGTTGAAATCTGA
- the nrfD gene encoding polysulfide reductase NrfD — MSTETSERSIHSIHPSEAAAIRSRPSSILGAGHTFGSVTDKISALVLTRKTPRAWYIGFALSFLLVMALLYALGTLFAIGVGIWGINNPVGWGFDIINFVWWIGIGHAGTLISAILLLLRQEWRTSINRFAEAMTLFAVACAGIFPLVHTGRPWLAYWLFPYPNTMGMWPQPRSPLLWDVFAVTTYATVSFLFWFVGLIPDFATMRDRAKSRFVKIVYGFFAMGWRGSARHWHRYQTAYLLLAGLATPLVLSVHTIVSFDFAVSLIPGWHATIFPPYFVAGAIYAGFAMVLTLAIPLRMVYGLEDFITMRHLRNMGKVMLATGLIVAYGYMMETFMAWYSGNQYEQYMITNRLRGPYAAIYWALMICNVVVPQLLWLRRFRHSVLALWVIAMFVNVGMWLERFVIIVTSLHRDFLPSSWGMYYPTQFDWMTFIGTIGLFLMLMFLFVRLLPVISIFEMRELVEKKAGGHGLEPSPAVAD; from the coding sequence ATGTCTACAGAAACGAGCGAGCGATCCATTCATAGCATTCACCCCTCCGAAGCGGCGGCTATACGTTCTCGTCCATCCTCTATTCTCGGTGCCGGCCATACGTTTGGGTCAGTGACCGATAAGATCAGCGCCCTCGTCCTGACTCGGAAAACACCGCGCGCGTGGTATATCGGTTTCGCCCTTTCGTTCTTGTTGGTGATGGCGTTGTTGTACGCGCTGGGGACATTGTTCGCCATCGGGGTCGGCATTTGGGGCATCAACAATCCGGTGGGTTGGGGATTTGATATTATCAATTTCGTCTGGTGGATCGGCATCGGCCACGCCGGCACATTGATTTCAGCCATCTTGCTCCTGTTGCGTCAAGAGTGGCGCACCTCGATCAACCGATTCGCTGAAGCGATGACCTTGTTTGCTGTGGCGTGCGCCGGCATCTTTCCGCTGGTTCATACCGGGCGACCGTGGTTGGCCTATTGGTTATTCCCCTATCCCAATACAATGGGCATGTGGCCGCAACCGCGCAGTCCGCTGCTCTGGGACGTGTTCGCCGTGACAACCTATGCGACGGTCTCATTTCTATTCTGGTTCGTTGGCCTGATCCCAGACTTTGCCACAATGCGCGATCGCGCCAAGAGCCGATTCGTCAAGATTGTCTATGGTTTCTTTGCTATGGGTTGGCGCGGCTCAGCGCGACATTGGCATCGTTACCAGACAGCTTATCTGCTGCTGGCCGGATTGGCCACGCCGCTGGTGTTATCAGTGCATACCATCGTCAGTTTCGATTTCGCTGTTTCGCTGATTCCCGGTTGGCACGCGACGATCTTCCCGCCGTATTTCGTGGCTGGAGCGATCTACGCTGGGTTTGCTATGGTGCTGACGCTGGCCATTCCGCTGCGCATGGTCTACGGACTGGAAGATTTCATCACGATGCGCCACCTGCGCAACATGGGCAAGGTGATGCTGGCCACCGGTTTGATCGTCGCCTATGGCTACATGATGGAAACCTTCATGGCCTGGTATAGCGGGAATCAGTATGAACAGTACATGATTACGAATCGTTTGCGCGGGCCGTATGCAGCCATCTACTGGGCGCTGATGATCTGTAACGTTGTCGTGCCGCAATTGCTCTGGCTGCGTCGCTTTCGACATAGCGTGCTGGCCTTGTGGGTTATTGCAATGTTTGTCAACGTTGGCATGTGGTTAGAACGCTTCGTCATCATCGTCACCAGTTTGCATCGTGATTTTCTTCCATCATCGTGGGGCATGTATTACCCGACGCAATTTGACTGGATGACGTTTATCGGGACGATCGGATTGTTCCTGATGCTGATGTTCCTATTTGTTCGTTTGCTGCCGGTGATCTCGATCTTTGAAATGCGAGAGTTGGTTGAGAAAAAGGCCGGCGGGCATGGCTTGGAACCGAGCCCGGCTGTGGCAGACTGA